The stretch of DNA TGCTATAGTAATCTCTGCAGTGATAAGCCTGGTAAGTAAGAGAGAAGCCTGTGTTGGAACATTTTTCAAACCAGATTAGCAACATATGAAATCAACCAGAATTAAAAAGTAAACGACATGTAAAATCGGATATTTGGTTgaacatttgtttcttttttgcattttaatgattttaggtGGATTATGAAGAAGCAATTTTCTTATGGCGTGTAGGCAAGAAAGATTTTCTTCTTTGGACCATTACAGCTATTACAACATTGTTTTTCGGAATTGAGATTGGTGTCCTTATTGGGGTAACTGCTTTAAAACATGTTCCAATTTTTCCTTTTATGCAATATTCATATCCGACATATATTCAAACATGATTATAAAGACATGATCCTCCAAGgatacttttaattttaacatttcagGTAGGTTTTTCACTTGCCTTTGTCATTCATGAATCAGCCAATCCTCATATCGGTAAGTGGATGTCACCTAATCCATACTAGTTTCCAAGATTCATATCCCAGCCCGAGTAACATGTATCGTTTCTCCACTGGCACTGCAGCTGTGTTGGGGCGCCTTCCTGGCACCACAGTTTACAGGAACATTCAGCAGTATCCAGAAGCATATACTTACAACGGAATCGTAATTGTTCGTATTGATTCACCTATCTATTTTGCAAACACAAGTTACATCAAAGACAGGTAAAGGTTCAAACTTTCTTCATTAAAATAAAACAGCCTTTGGTATCTTGCATCTGTAAATTTTCTGTTGCTCAATTCTAGAGTGTACGTTCGTGATTTCTCAATTTGAGAAAACGTTATTGTCTGTCAGGTTGCGAGAATACGAAATCGTGGTTGATAAATTGACGAGACGTGGACCACAAGTCGGAAGAATATATTTTGTGGTTTTGGAAATGTCACGTAAGTATATTTCATTCCAACAACAATATTCATCACGTTCAAAGATTCATAACTGCATGAGCCAACTAAACTACTTTTGGAGTTGAGAGAGGGCAGTTTCTTATAAGAAAAATGCTGCCTTTGATTCCACTGCAGCTGTTACATACATAGACACTGGTGCAGTCCAAGCTCTGAAAGAATTACACCATGAATATAAATCACGGCACATCCAGATAGCCATCTCCAATCCGAATAGGAATGTTCTGTTGATGTTATCGAAATCCGGTGTCGTAGAGTTGATAGGCAAGGAATGGTACTTTGTGAGAGTGCATGATGCAGTCCAAGTATGCCTCCAACATGTTGAGAGAATAAAAGAAGATCACATGGCATCTGGATCAGATTCATCACCTGAAGAAACAGAATCAAGTCTCTTCAAGTCATTACTGAAACAAAGGGGAGAGGATTCATCAGTTGCAGAGCTTGAATCAGGTACTAATAACAAACCTTCTGATTTGAAACACAGTGACCCTTTATCGGAGCCATTATTGTTCCAAAAATCTTGAATTTTCCGAAGCAAAATACCATTTTTTATTTCCTACATTCCATTTCTGATTCAGACCTACTGTTCAATCGTTCTAGCTGTAAAGGCCGATTGTTTATTTATAACTTGTTGGAAAGAAGTAAAAGAAAGGGTTGATTGATTCCGTTGCAAGCAAAAGTTTGCTTGTTGTAAAAGGTAATGCAATTAGGGACAAGAACTAATGAGGAATCTCGATGGTTGTTTCAaacttttgtaattaaatttgataatttgtatattcatatattttggtatgttaggattatatttaagatattttatatttataacaaataaactttaatatttatatttatacttgtTATAAAGTCCTTAACTGAGATGTGTTACAACTAGGTACTAACTTGATAAAAGACGAAAATATCCTaattttacaaagtaaattatatCACGTTGagggtatttttattattttatatagaaTAATTGAAAAATATACCCACATAATAGAATTTGAACCCATACTTCTTTAGTTTTTCACATTTATATTTTACCATTTAACTAAAACCTCATTTATTTAGGGTGGTAAATGAACAGAGCGTTCGATGAACAGTTCGATTTTTGTTCTTTTATGTTTGTCTATTAAGCTAAATAAACgaacatgaacaagattttgaGGCTCGTTTATCAAACGAACCGAACACGAACAAAGCTTGTTCAGTTTATTTATGTTCAAGAACAAActtactgtaacaccctatactcgaccTGATCAGTTAACAACTACAATCTTTCAGTTAACAAACAAGCAATCATACATGTAATCTAATGTTAACCGaacttaaaatataataaaaaataatttttgggtctTACACGAGTTAACGAAAGTTCAATACTATTCCGGGGTCGagctaggactaaattgcaaaattttcaaattacaaCAATTGGTTATCATGATATCCTAGGCTGAGTATCGCAATACCAAAGACAGTAGCCCAACTTCAAATTTCATCAGATGGGTATCGCAATATCCAAGGTTTGGTATTGCGATTTTGAAGACAGTAGCCAAGTTTTCCAACTTGAGGACCAAACTGTAAGGTGTAAAAAAAATAGATCAAGACTCATATCGCGATATGAGGGTACGATATGGCGATACCAAAGACAAACCACTAGGTCCCTGATATTGGCAAAAATGTAAACTTTCAAAACTTGCAAATTGTCAAAGTACAATCATATACACTCTCCtcactctctctctttctctctctttctctctctctctctatatatattcaGCTATTACAAACAACAAATCAACACCAATTTAGATGCCTCCAAAAAGGTTAATGCCCTATTCTTTTCTAAACCAATAACcaaataaattcattcaaaaccTATACATCCATATCTATAAACAATTAAAATCATCAAACTTTACCTAATGCATTTCATCTACCTCATTCCTACCATTACCTATTTTACCAAGTTTTATATATAATTGCATCATCCATACCATTTCAACCTACCATTAGTTCCActacaatatatacatatatatatatacataaccaaaattgATACATTAACCATAAGACACCAAGTGCATTTACATAGGTTTTTATACTAATTTGACTCTAATTTCGAGTTTAAGATCTTATCTGGATACTGAAGTTGATGCTTGGTGTTTCGCCTTATACCTAACCTGTGCACGGAAAATAAAACCGTACGTTGAGCGataaacttagtggtatttctgtaattcaaataaaataacagATGAAATAATCAATTGCATGCAATGTCTATATTAATACCATTAGTCAATTCAATGTATTATATAATTAGTTGATTCTATTCATCTTACATGTATATTCCATACTAATATTACAATGCttaatgaattgcatgtagatcTAACTTGTAACAAATAATTATGCAACCTTTCATTTTCAAGTCAAATGATGTATTCCAAATCTTACCGAATTGGCTTATTGACTCATTAACCATTTTGCCTAATCTTTTACATACCTCGACATTTAACGTTGTATACAAATGTCTGCAATCTAACTTATTAGCATATAATCAATCTCAATCATCATTCAACATATTtgtaacatatatgtatattgttaTTCCCCTTTTAACTTGACTTGAACTCAAATGGATACACAAATTCAACTAACACATCGATTTTCCATCTAGTGCCTCATTGAAATGTCCGAAATAAAGAAAATTCGCCCATTGCTCATCGATTTAACCGAAATAATAGTTATGCCCAACACTTGTCGAAATGTTGGAAAGAAAAACGAGTCCAACACTCATCAACATATAGTTGAAATAACCCATACTCAAACTATCCAATGATATGCTAACTATATCCGACTTTGCCCGAACAAATAATAGGGTAACTAATTATCCAATTCATAATATAGCTCAATTtacatttcatcatttttaatttatcaacCAATTCACTAATTTATATATAACATAACATGAGCTAACCCAATTTCAAGCCAATTTCACATTTTCATCAAgttacactattttcaattttattcaatttagtcatctaTCTCGATAATCAGTCAATATCgtatcaattcaattcaattcaattcaattaaatattttcaactCAACTCAGTATCATGACATGCAAAAAAATAATACACATGCAACAATTAAAATGATTCGAataatagaaatacaaatcgaacACTCGAGTTACTCGTTGTTAGTTCTAGCCTTTCATTTCCCTCTCGACCGTCTTTAGCTGCGTATAATAATCCGACaatacataatattaaattcCAGCTCAAATCAATATCAATTGCAAAGTCACacttattttacaaattattcaatttagtccctaaaatcaggattaacctaaatttcaatttaaagtTCCAAATTGAAATATGATTTCATTATTACCCATTAGTGACATCCTATTTCTTACTCCTACTGTTAatattacattttattcactttagtctctaatttgcaaaattatcaatttaactttacaatttagctctttttcacatctaagcttaaaatctatcaatttaacacctaaaactttaataaatcaacaatgaaaacttcctaaaactttaacagtttcacaaattgatacatggactagctagattaaactcccatgatctcaaaaatataaaattacaagaaaaaaaatactaaattgaactaatcaaTTTGTCGTCAAAAGTTTGAAACCTTAGGCCGATTTCATGGCTTCTTCTTCTTGCAATTTCGGGGAAAGGATGAGGAAGGAAATGCTCTCTTAGGCCGATTTCATGGCTTCTTCTTCTTGCAATTTCGGGGAAAGGATGAGGAAGGAAATGCTCTCTTTCCATCCACATTGTTTTGCTTTTGTTAAAAAcacattttatacttttttttaatttaattaaaattttaacattaataatatttaaaaacatgTTACCGTCCACCAACATAAGTTAaaatagacatatatatatattattttaatcctTTTGTTAATCGTAAATTTAAGTCCTTAATcctttactaattaaaaatttatactgATTGGTTTTTACAATTAGTCTTTGGGCCTTAATTAATCACAATTTCGGCTAAATtatttatccaaaattcaattcacctgtATAATAACTAtgtaaatatttctattaaatatttatgggttCAGTTTACGGAAACGGGGTCTCAAAATCGTATTTTCTGACACCACTTAAAACTAGGTCATTACACTTATATTTGTTTGGAACTCGTTTAATAAATCATTTGAAGTTCGTTTATTGTTCCATTAATATATATTAGTAAAATTATTATAGtttgtgtgtttttttatttataatataattattaatatttatatttgactatttttatctaaaaaattatatatgtttatgtattatttgtttgtttattattcatGAACATTGTTCGTGAATATTTTCTTTTGGTGTTCATAAACATGTTCATTTAACTTAAACAACTGAAAAAGAacacacataattttaaataaacaaatacaaaCAAAGATTTTGAAATTCTTAACGAACATGGCAAGcttaaaaacaaagaaacaaacatGAACATAAGTCTATTCGTTCAAGCTCGGTTCATTTATAACCctacatttattatttttattaacttttttacaaatatatttgttacacAATTTTATTTTTCACCCACATCGTGTGTCATAatctaatattatataatattatatatatattaaacatttgttgttttctatctttttataaaaaaatatatacacaagatttgaactcaaacctttattacttttaaaatttgtaCTTTTATCATTGAATCAAacctttcttttattcttttatcacATAATCATGTTATGTATAATGTTGATGAGCAGAACTACTTTGTTGGTTCAGAACCAAcccaattattatttttctatattttttaaagtacattttaattcataattcatgtcatatataatattaatgcATTTGTGTATTCGTATCAAATTTCTCTTCTTTTAATTGTTTGTCCAAAATTACCAAACCTAGATAGATGGATCGTTAATGGCTCAAAGTCTTGTATCAAGGCTTGGGGATGGATTGCTTGGTGCATGCTGCTAGAATAGGATTCAGATTTTGGACTCTAAAGACTTACCAATTACTTAGTAGCATTGACACTCATAGATTCAAACATTTTATTACATCACCATCCCTCACATTTTATTACATAACTCACACTCTTCAAACACCTCACTGTTTCCAGTTTGTTCATGCATTCACCTTAGGTGCCCACCCGGCGATCACGTATTCCTTAGCAGCCCGCGTTTTCACGAACGATTCACGACTGAATATCGACTGCAACGTATAAGATACAGAATTAGCTTCGACTTTCTTGTAATATACCCCAATAAAAGAAAGgagaataaattgcaaaaaaggGTGATTATAGTAGTTGAATACCTTCATGTAATTGCGGACATTAGTCAAGCTTTCCGGAACAGTCCATTTCTTGAAATGGCCAAGAGCAACCTCAAGATGGTAAAGTTTTGGTCCCAAAGCTAAATCAACTGCACTTATCTTTTCCCCAGCAATGAATGGGCCCTATTATATACCCCCAATAAATTAGGGTATGCTTGAagcattgtaaaaaaaaaaaactattatctTTTTAACTCCACTACTCATGTTTTGACATGTATTTCAAAATGAGTATGGAAATATGAtctccaaatatatgaaaattttatcgtgtCTGACACATACTCAGCTCCGAGTCCAACTAACATACATAAAAGATAAGATAATCTTGCATGTTACTCCGGCTCTTCATTGTCAGACATGAGAAATGAGGTGTGATCctccaaatatataaaaaaaaaattgaaaatattcatATCAAACATATACCCAAATCCGAAGCCAAGTAAAACCCCAAATTTATAATCACTTACATGTGCCTTAAGATGTTCATCCAATGCCTTGAGTTCATTAAGCAAAGCCTGCTCAGATCCATCATTAGCGTCTTTGCTCTTCAAAAATGTGACAAAAGTTCCAAATATGTTTGATCCACTGCAGTTTCAATTGAGAAGTTAATAAGGTTAAAAACCCAACCCATCAAACTTTAGGTTTCTTTGAACTGATTTGATCAAAATATCTAAAAGAAGTAATTTTAGTATTAAGTCATACACATAACAAAATGTTTATTTGACTTGGTGGTAAAATCTTTTTTTAACCTAAAGCATTGTTTTGGTTTGCTATCCAACCTGAGTTCGAGATAACATATAACAATTGATTTGAGAGtaaaaaagagttaaaagaaGGCAAGAGAGAGCTTACACAGAGGCAAATTGAGGAGGGGTTTTGAGACAAGGCTGAGGGTATTTTTCTTCAAGGATTCCAACAATTACATCAGAATCAGCCACCCATTTGTCATCAAACTTCACCACTGGTACTTTCCCTTCTGGACTTATCTCCAAAAACCTATCCAAAATCATTTCACACTTTTCATAACCCATTTGCTTAAAAACTTTCAACTAACCCCATCACTAAAAGAAGCCAAATCTATAACACTTGtgcaatcaaaatcataaatttacaCCAACCCATTTGCTTAAACACTTGGAATAACCCATCAACACCAAAACAAGAgatcaactttcacattttaacataaaaaagttTACATCTTTTGGTATCTAACACAAAATACCATTGAGGTTTGTCACTGATATTGATAAGGTGCATGTTGTAGGAAATCTTCTTTTCCTCCAAAGTAAGAAGAGCTCTCTGGGAGAATGGACCTGGAACAAGAAACCATTAAGAAAATGCAAAAAGCAactccaacccataaatagaatcACCCCAAGAATGATGAATTTGACAATGAAAAGGTgacaagagagagagagagcataCAGTCTCCAAGAACATTAGGGGCACCAACAGCAGCCTTGACACAGATCTCCAAAGCcatcttttttttcctttgagCTTTCTGGGTTTGATAGTTGAGATGAAGTAGGTAGCACTGGAATGAAATGCCAGTTGAAGATGGCTAGTAACTGGCAAATTTAAAGCAGTAGTTGAGCTCTGTTAACACCAAATTTGTGGCAGTGGGACCAAGATTTCatgtttgtttctttatttttttaatatattaaaattcgTGGCTGTCATTTTAACCATGTTTTTTCCTCCTGAATTCTCCTGCATTTTTACTGTATTTAACATGTTTAGTACTTTAATGTCAGGTTTATTTAATTTGGGTTGGCATTTGGGACTAAATTATTATGCCTCTAAAAAGTATCTTTATTCGATccctcttttttttcaatttgttggggTCAAATATTTGTTCCATCACTGAAAGAGAGAAAAGGTATCATGTTTAGTACAATAATGAACATTGTCATGATCTTTCTTTAGCTCCAGGTCCACAATCCACAATCATATTTTCTTCTTTGTAAGAATTGGTATAAATAGTACCTTCTTTTGGACTATCTTGATCTTTTTAACTAGTGTGGACATGGGCATAGCAAATATTTATCAAACTTTTCTAAATCTTTAAAACAAATTCAAAATGAAActgcaaaataaaattttagcatcaTTGCATTTCTAGTCTATATTAGATACAAAACACACACTCCCCAATGACATGAGTGTTGAAATTAAGCATTACCGGAGGTTTTTTCATTTCagtattgtaaaaaataattaaacccaAAATAAGTTTTTCTAAAGTTATTTCTCAGAATATTTAGAGTTGATTTATACTCATGGATGTCGAATTTTGTAATATGTAATGTGTTATCAAGTTTTTCGATCCTATTGAAATCATGTCAATGATTATGGAATGATTAAAGGtatctaatttaattttgtaattggtatggataatatttaaacataactcaACATTCAAAGCGGTTAAGgtattcataaatttttaaaatcgtAATTTGTATATATGATTATTTAAAGAGAAAAACAAGAATTTAAATTGACATCACCATTCATGAGTGTCAAGATCCTTTTAAAACTCTTAATCGAACCTAACACTAAAAACTACAAATAACCTATCCAACTTGTTAGTTTTTCATAGAAAAcccaaaacatttatcttttacatacatacatacatacatacatacatacatacatacatacataagaTTTTCTAAATCGAAATTCCTAATCATACCATAATGGTTGCCCCCTTATTGAGATCGGAAGAAGGATATGTTGCTCAGAATGCATTAACAATAGAGGATTCTTTAGTTGGTTAATATCATAGTAATATGGGAATAGATACACTTGGAAACAAAATCATTGGTCACTTAACTGACATCGATTTCGATCATGCTAGCCAAATTGAGAATGTTACTTTCGTTCCAACATTCATCTCCTCTTTGGTTGAGTGATGGAGCCTCGAAACCCATATGTTTCATCTCCCATGTAATGAACCTACAATAACACTAAAAGATGCAGTGTTACTAATAGTCCTTCTAATGGATGGGAGTCCAATAATTGAAATTTCTGAGTACAACCTAGGGGAGTCCCTTTTCGAGCATTGAAAATAAGTGTCAACATTAAGTTTGATTTCTCTAGCTTCGAATTAAGTAGATATGGTAGAAGAGTCAGTTCAAGCATCTCCTAGCGAATCCAACACTTAAAGAAATTGAACATCATGCTAGAGTTGACATTTTTCGATTAATCAGAGGTAAGCTAATGCCAAAAAATTTTAGCAATTTAGTTCATACAATGTATCTTCCATTGTTATATGATTTCAAAATGGTTGGCACATACAATTAGGGGTTTGTCATTTTGGCATGCTTATATAAGGTGCTATGTAAGAGGTGTAGAGCATGGAACAAGAAAATAAATGGTTGCTTTATGATTTTACAATCATAGGATGGTATCAACTTCCATCACCACCCCACACTAGTATACTTCctattggatctggtgccctaagtttagtatatttgtttgtaaacttgtaattttttaacagattggttaataaaataattcatggattacattaatgtactttttttataatttcctaATATGGTTTTTGCATACAATctaaatagaaacaaatatttgTTCACTAGTTGTCTAacatttaaactaatactaagcggtattatatGGTtagatcgtaatacagaaagataaattatattagtagacaaaccaaAACATGCCCTTAGCTTAATCaaaaatgagcaaatcgattgaaagactaatatattgTCTATCAActtcaattggggagatgccttgtcttgggcataggagcggatgactcccaaaagatagagacaagatgtgactgactagactgacagtacatcggactggacccaagaagaatagatcataaatccgtttatgaatttattcacttgtgacatctaaagtgtgacataccttaatcctgagtggatgatgaactatatatgtaacaccctttactagACCAGATCGACGGGTTTGGTTGCAAGATGTCACATCATACTTACATGACTAACTTGAACAATTACAACTAAATTGTACGACTAACATGACTAAGGCAGCCAACTAAGCATTTTATAATCATACTTACCTTAATCCGAATATTATTAGCAACAATCTTATCATATGTGACTAGCTAACTCACCAAACTAAAACATTGCAGTTACAAAttcttagtttaagttattaacATGCAAACTTATGAAAAGATTAACAATAATGGCTTTACTATATTTAAACGATTACACATCATAGAATATAATATACTAGGTTCATACGTAGTTACAAAAATTTAGACCATGAGGTTCGGCCTTTAGGTCGCCCTATTATATGCATATTATAAATAAGAACACAAGTTCGCCTAAGCTTGAACAGATTTTGGCTTGATCCCTCTTCAACTCCTTATATAAACCATTACACCTGGAAAACATAAACAAGACtaagtaagttcaaatgaacttagtgagttactaata from Gossypium hirsutum isolate 1008001.06 chromosome D04, Gossypium_hirsutum_v2.1, whole genome shotgun sequence encodes:
- the LOC107925966 gene encoding glutathione S-transferase DHAR2, which codes for MALEICVKAAVGAPNVLGDCPFSQRALLTLEEKKISYNMHLINISDKPQWFLEISPEGKVPVVKFDDKWVADSDVIVGILEEKYPQPCLKTPPQFASVGSNIFGTFVTFLKSKDANDGSEQALLNELKALDEHLKAHGPFIAGEKISAVDLALGPKLYHLEVALGHFKKWTVPESLTNVRNYMKSIFSRESFVKTRAAKEYVIAGWAPKVNA